A section of the Triticum dicoccoides isolate Atlit2015 ecotype Zavitan chromosome 7A, WEW_v2.0, whole genome shotgun sequence genome encodes:
- the LOC119332155 gene encoding putative septum site-determining protein minD homolog, chloroplastic — protein sequence MAFAPRLLLPPRPPLPAPARASARHNGGGGRTAPELSGPTPRVVVVTSGKGGVGKTTTTANLAASLARLGLPVVAVDADAGLRNLDLLLGLENRVNLTAADVLAGDCRLDQALVRHRSLRGLHLLCLSKPRSKLPLAFGSKTLTWVADALRRGADPPAFILIDCPAGVDAGFVTAIAPAEEAVLVTTPDITALRDADRVAGLLECDGIKDIKIIVNRVRPDLVRGEDMMSALDVQEMLGLPLLGVVPEDSEVIRSTNRGVPLVLTDPPTPAGLALEQATWRLVERDAMTAVMVEEQERPKKKGGFFSFFGG from the exons ATGGCGTTCGCGCCGCGGCTCCTGCTGCCGCCACGGCCCCCCTTGCCCGCTCCGGCGCGGGCCTCCGCGCGCCACAACGGCGGCGGGGGGCGCACGGCGCCGGAGCTGTCGGGCCCGACGCCGCGGGTGGTGGTGGTGACCTCGGGCAAGGGCGGCGTGGGGAAGACCACCACCACGGCCAACCTGGCCGCCTCCCTGGCGCGGCTGGGGCTCCCCGTGGTGGCCGTGGACGCCGACGCGGGCCTCCGGAACCTCGACCTGCTGCTGGGGCTGGAGAACCGGGTGAACCTGACCGCCGCCGACGTGCTCGCCGGCGACTGCCGCCTCGACCAGGCCCTCGTCCGCCACCGCTCCCTCCGGGGCCTCCACCTGCTCTGCCTCTCCAAGCCCCGCTCCAAGCTGCCCCTCGCCTTCGGCTCCAAGACCCTCACCTGGGTCGCCGACGCCCTCCGCCGCGGCGCCGACCCGCCCGCCTTCATCCTCATCGACTGCCCTGCAG GTGTTGATGCTGGGTTTGTCACAGCCATCGCCCCTGCAGAAGAGGCAGTGCTTGTCACCACTCCTGACATCACGGCACTCCGTGATGCAGACCGCGTCGCGGGGCTGCTGGAGTGTGACGGCATCAAGGACATCAAGATCATCGTGAACAGAGTGCGGCCGGACCTGGTGAGGGGGGAGGACATGATGTCAGCGCTCGACGTGCAAGAAATGCTCGGGTTACCTCTGCTAGGTGTGGTGCCAGAAGATTCAGAGGTAATCCGCAGCACAAACAGGGGCGTGCCGTTGGTGCTGACGGACCCGCCCACGCCTGCAGGCCTCGCCCTGGAGCAGGCAACGTGGCGTCTGGTGGAGCGGGACGCGATGACGGCCGTCATGGTCGAGGAGCAGGAGCGGCCCAAGAAGAAGGGCGGCTTCTTCTCGTTCTTCGGCGGGTGA